A single genomic interval of Streptomyces sp. NBC_00663 harbors:
- the shc gene encoding squalene--hopene cyclase: MTATTDGSTGALPPRAAAASETDINIPVAAGVREAAAFAMQRATDHLLARQDAQGWWKGDLETNVTMDAEDLLLRQFLGIRDESTTRAAALFIRGEQREDGTWASFYGGPGELSTTVEAYVALRLAGDAPEAPHMAKASAWIREQGGIAAARVFTRIWLALFGWWKWEDLPELPPELIYFPKWMPLNIYDFGCWARQTIVPLTIVSAKRPVRPAPFTLDELHTDPAHPNPVKPLAPTASWDGAFQRLDKALHQVRKVVPRRLRRAAMNTAARWIIERQENDGCWGGIQPPAVYSVIALHLLGYDLEHPVMRAGLESLDRFAIWREDGSRMIEACQSPVWDTCLATIALADAGVAPDHPQLVKAADWMLGEEIVRPGDWAVKRPQLPPGGWAFEFHNDNYPDIDDTAEVVLALRRVRHHDPERVEKAIGRGVRWNLGMQSKNGAWGAFDVDNTSPFPNRLPFCDFGEVIDPPSADVTAHVVEMLAVEGLAHDPRTRRGIEWLLAEQEPNGSWFGRWGVNYVYGTGSVVPALVAAGIPAAHPAIRRAVTWLETVQNDDGGWGEDLRSYRHVKEWSGRGASTASQTAWALMALLAAGEKDSKAVERGVEWLAATQRADGSWDEPYFTGTGFPWDFSINYHLYRQVFPLTALGRYVHGEPFSQAGEA; encoded by the coding sequence ATGACAGCGACGACCGACGGAAGCACCGGGGCCCTGCCGCCCCGCGCTGCCGCGGCCAGCGAAACCGACATCAACATCCCCGTGGCGGCCGGGGTGCGCGAAGCCGCCGCGTTCGCCATGCAGCGCGCCACCGATCACCTGCTGGCGCGGCAGGACGCCCAGGGCTGGTGGAAGGGCGACCTGGAGACCAACGTCACCATGGACGCCGAGGATCTGCTGCTCCGCCAGTTCCTGGGCATCCGCGACGAGTCCACCACCCGGGCCGCCGCTCTGTTCATCCGCGGCGAGCAGCGCGAGGACGGCACCTGGGCCTCCTTCTACGGCGGGCCCGGCGAACTCTCCACCACCGTCGAGGCGTACGTCGCCCTGCGGCTGGCCGGGGACGCGCCCGAGGCGCCGCACATGGCGAAGGCGTCCGCGTGGATCCGTGAGCAGGGCGGTATCGCCGCCGCCCGGGTCTTCACCCGGATCTGGCTCGCCCTGTTCGGCTGGTGGAAGTGGGAGGACCTGCCCGAACTGCCGCCCGAGCTCATCTACTTCCCCAAGTGGATGCCGCTCAACATCTACGACTTCGGCTGCTGGGCCCGGCAGACCATCGTCCCGCTGACGATCGTCTCCGCGAAGCGTCCGGTGCGGCCCGCGCCCTTCACGCTGGACGAGCTGCACACCGACCCGGCGCACCCCAACCCGGTCAAGCCCCTGGCGCCGACGGCCAGTTGGGACGGTGCCTTCCAGCGGCTGGACAAGGCGCTGCACCAGGTGCGCAAGGTCGTGCCCCGCAGACTGCGCAGGGCGGCCATGAACACCGCCGCCCGCTGGATCATCGAGCGGCAGGAGAACGACGGCTGCTGGGGCGGCATCCAGCCGCCCGCCGTGTACTCGGTGATCGCCCTGCACCTGCTCGGCTACGACCTCGAACACCCGGTCATGCGGGCCGGGTTGGAGTCCCTGGACCGTTTCGCGATCTGGCGCGAGGACGGATCCCGGATGATCGAGGCCTGTCAGTCGCCGGTGTGGGACACCTGCCTGGCGACCATCGCGCTCGCCGACGCCGGGGTGGCCCCCGACCATCCGCAGCTCGTCAAGGCGGCGGACTGGATGCTGGGCGAGGAGATCGTCCGGCCCGGCGACTGGGCCGTGAAGCGGCCCCAACTGCCGCCAGGCGGCTGGGCGTTCGAGTTCCACAACGACAACTACCCCGACATCGACGACACCGCCGAGGTCGTCCTCGCCCTGCGCCGCGTCCGGCACCACGACCCGGAGCGGGTGGAGAAGGCCATCGGACGCGGAGTGCGCTGGAACCTCGGGATGCAGTCCAAGAACGGGGCGTGGGGCGCCTTCGACGTCGACAACACCAGCCCCTTCCCCAACCGGCTGCCGTTCTGCGACTTCGGCGAGGTCATCGACCCGCCGTCCGCCGACGTCACCGCCCATGTGGTGGAGATGCTGGCCGTCGAGGGGCTCGCCCACGACCCGCGCACCCGGCGCGGAATCGAGTGGCTGCTCGCCGAACAGGAGCCGAACGGCTCGTGGTTCGGACGCTGGGGCGTCAACTACGTCTACGGCACCGGGTCCGTCGTCCCGGCCCTGGTGGCCGCGGGCATCCCCGCCGCACACCCGGCGATCCGGCGGGCCGTGACCTGGCTGGAGACCGTCCAGAACGACGACGGAGGCTGGGGCGAGGATCTGCGCTCCTACCGGCACGTCAAGGAATGGAGCGGCCGAGGGGCCTCCACCGCCTCACAGACGGCCTGGGCGCTGATGGCCCTGCTGGCCGCCGGCGAGAAGGACTCCAAGGCCGTGGAGCGGGGCGTCGAGTGGCTCGCCGCCACCCAACGGGCGGACGGCTCCTGGGACGAGCCCTACTTCACCGGCACCGGCTTCCCGTGGGACTTCTCCATCAACTACCACCTCTACCGACAGGTCTTCCCGCTCACGGCACTCGGCCGCTACGTCCATGGAGAACCGTTCTCCCAGGCGGGGGAGGCATGA
- a CDS encoding phosphorylase family protein: MSTPPAPAPLLIACALGIERLALRSGDRSGADGPVTVLRTGMGPRAAERAVTRALADPALAEAAVLATGFCAGLAPGMHPGDLVVAEETRGPAGTVPCVGTDLLVKELVRAVPGRTVHTGPLTGSDHVVRGHERSDLLATGAIAVDMESAATLHSAVRAGPRPVAAVRVVVDAPEHELVRIGTVRGGISAFRVLRSVLPAFYEWHRSLLLPRR, encoded by the coding sequence ATGAGCACCCCGCCCGCCCCGGCCCCGCTGCTGATCGCCTGCGCGCTCGGTATCGAGCGGCTGGCCCTGCGCAGCGGCGACCGGAGCGGCGCAGACGGGCCGGTGACCGTGCTCCGGACCGGCATGGGCCCCAGGGCGGCCGAGCGGGCCGTCACCCGGGCCCTGGCCGACCCGGCGCTCGCCGAGGCCGCCGTGCTCGCCACCGGCTTCTGCGCCGGGCTCGCGCCCGGCATGCACCCGGGCGACCTCGTCGTCGCCGAAGAAACCCGGGGACCGGCGGGAACCGTTCCGTGCGTGGGCACCGACCTACTCGTCAAGGAGCTGGTACGGGCCGTACCCGGACGAACCGTCCACACCGGGCCGCTCACCGGCTCCGATCACGTCGTACGCGGCCATGAACGGTCCGACCTGCTCGCGACCGGCGCGATCGCCGTCGACATGGAGTCCGCCGCCACGCTCCACAGCGCCGTACGCGCGGGCCCACGCCCCGTTGCGGCCGTCCGGGTGGTCGTGGACGCTCCAGAACATGAACTCGTCCGGATCGGCACGGTGCGCGGTGGAATATCAGCCTTCCGCGTCCTTCGTTCCGTCCTTCCCGCTTTCTACGAATGGCACCGTTCCTTGCTGCTCCCCAGGAGGTGA
- the hpnH gene encoding adenosyl-hopene transferase HpnH, which yields MAMPLRQSIKVATYLAEQKLRKRDKFPLIVELEPLFACNLKCEGCGKIQHPAGVLKQRMPVAQAVGAVLESGAPMVSIAGGEPLMHPQIDEIVRQLVAKKKYVFLCTNAMLLRKKMDKFKPSPYFAFAVHIDGLRERHDESVAKEGVFDEAVEAIKEAKKRGFRVTTNSTFFNTDTPQTIIEVLNFLNDDLHVDEMMISPAYAYEKAPDQEHFLGVEQTRELFKKAFAGGNRKKWRLNHSPLFLDFLEGKVDFPCTAWAIPNYSLFGWQRPCYLMSDGYVPTYRELIEETDWDKYGRGKDPRCANCMAHCGYEPTAVLATMGSLKESLRAMRETVSGNRE from the coding sequence ATGGCCATGCCGCTGCGTCAGTCCATCAAGGTCGCTACATACTTGGCCGAACAGAAGCTCCGCAAGCGGGACAAGTTCCCGCTCATCGTGGAGCTGGAACCCCTCTTCGCGTGCAACCTGAAGTGTGAGGGCTGCGGCAAGATCCAGCATCCAGCGGGCGTCCTCAAGCAGCGCATGCCGGTGGCGCAGGCCGTCGGGGCGGTGCTCGAGTCCGGTGCGCCGATGGTGTCCATCGCCGGCGGTGAGCCGCTGATGCACCCTCAGATCGACGAGATCGTGCGGCAGTTGGTGGCGAAGAAGAAGTATGTCTTCCTCTGCACCAACGCCATGCTGCTGCGCAAGAAGATGGACAAGTTCAAGCCCTCGCCCTACTTCGCCTTCGCCGTGCACATCGACGGGCTGCGTGAGCGGCACGACGAGTCCGTGGCCAAGGAAGGGGTGTTCGACGAGGCCGTCGAGGCGATCAAGGAGGCCAAGAAGCGCGGCTTCCGGGTCACCACCAACTCGACCTTCTTCAACACCGACACCCCGCAGACCATCATCGAGGTGCTCAACTTCCTCAACGACGACCTGCACGTCGACGAGATGATGATCTCGCCCGCCTACGCCTACGAGAAGGCCCCCGACCAGGAGCACTTCCTCGGCGTGGAGCAGACCCGCGAGCTCTTCAAGAAGGCCTTCGCGGGCGGCAACCGCAAGAAGTGGCGGCTCAACCACTCCCCGCTCTTCCTGGACTTCCTGGAGGGCAAGGTCGACTTCCCGTGCACCGCCTGGGCGATCCCGAACTACTCCCTGTTCGGCTGGCAGCGCCCCTGCTACCTGATGAGCGACGGCTACGTCCCGACGTACCGCGAACTCATCGAGGAGACCGACTGGGACAAGTACGGCCGCGGCAAGGACCCGCGCTGCGCCAACTGCATGGCGCACTGCGGCTACGAGCCCACCGCCGTCCTCGCCACCATGGGCTCGCTCAAGGAGTCGCTGCGCGCCATGCGCGAGACGGTCTCCGGAAACCGGGAGTGA
- the ispG gene encoding flavodoxin-dependent (E)-4-hydroxy-3-methylbut-2-enyl-diphosphate synthase: protein MTAVSLGVPEMPVRPIAERRQSRRIQVGPVAVGGGAPVSVQSMTTTRTSDIGATLQQIAELTASGCQIVRVACPTQDDADALATIARKSQIPVIADIHFQPKYVFAAIEAGCAAVRVNPGNIKKFDDQVKEIARAARDHGTPIRIGVNAGSLDRRLLEKHGRATPEALVESALWEASLFEEHGFRDIKISVKHNDPVVMVAAYQLLAEQCDYPLHLGVTEAGPAFQGTIKSAVAFGALLSRGIGDTIRVSLSAPPAEEVKVGIQILESLNLRQRRLEIVSCPSCGRAQVDVYKLADEVTAGLEGMEVPLRVAVMGCVVNGPGEAREADLGVASGNGKGQIFVKGEVIKTVPESKIVETLIEEAMKIAEQMEQDGVASGEPAVTVS, encoded by the coding sequence ATGACCGCCGTCTCCCTCGGCGTCCCCGAGATGCCGGTCCGGCCGATCGCCGAGCGACGCCAGTCGCGGCGGATCCAGGTCGGGCCGGTGGCGGTCGGGGGCGGGGCCCCGGTGTCGGTGCAGTCCATGACGACGACGCGCACCTCCGACATCGGCGCCACGCTCCAGCAGATCGCCGAACTCACCGCGTCCGGCTGCCAGATCGTCCGCGTCGCCTGCCCCACGCAGGACGACGCGGACGCGCTGGCCACCATCGCCCGCAAGTCGCAGATCCCGGTGATCGCCGACATCCACTTCCAGCCCAAGTACGTGTTCGCGGCGATCGAGGCCGGCTGCGCTGCCGTACGGGTCAACCCCGGCAACATCAAGAAGTTCGACGACCAGGTCAAGGAGATCGCGCGGGCCGCCCGCGATCACGGCACGCCGATCCGGATCGGGGTCAACGCCGGTTCGCTGGACCGGCGGTTGCTGGAGAAGCACGGCAGGGCGACGCCGGAGGCGCTGGTCGAATCGGCGTTGTGGGAGGCGTCGCTCTTCGAGGAGCACGGGTTCCGGGACATCAAGATCTCCGTCAAGCACAACGACCCCGTGGTGATGGTGGCGGCGTACCAACTGCTCGCCGAGCAGTGCGACTACCCGCTGCATCTCGGGGTCACCGAGGCCGGTCCCGCCTTCCAGGGGACGATCAAGTCGGCGGTCGCCTTCGGGGCGCTGTTGTCGCGGGGGATCGGCGACACCATCCGGGTGTCGCTGTCCGCGCCGCCCGCCGAGGAGGTCAAGGTCGGCATCCAGATCCTGGAGTCGCTGAACCTCAGGCAACGCCGGCTGGAGATCGTGTCGTGTCCGTCCTGCGGGCGCGCCCAGGTCGACGTCTACAAGCTGGCCGACGAGGTCACGGCGGGCCTGGAGGGCATGGAAGTGCCCCTGCGGGTAGCCGTGATGGGTTGTGTGGTCAACGGTCCCGGCGAGGCGCGGGAGGCCGACCTCGGGGTCGCCTCCGGCAACGGCAAGGGGCAGATCTTCGTGAAGGGCGAGGTCATCAAGACCGTGCCCGAGTCGAAGATCGTGGAGACCCTCATCGAGGAGGCGATGAAGATCGCCGAACAGATGGAGCAGGACGGCGTCGCGTCGGGGGAGCCGGCCGTCACCGTGAGTTGA